One segment of Trichlorobacter ammonificans DNA contains the following:
- a CDS encoding ABC transporter ATP-binding protein, with the protein MATPYSGPALAVRNVSKCYGDVRALDSFALEVNRGEIFALLGPNGAGKTTLIRIMTTLMRPDSGEVLVNGLPIGRCGREIRRQIGVVPQENSLDRYLTARENLELHARLHALEPKRARKRIDEVLELFGLAARQHDFPDTFSGGMQRRLVVARALVHDPAVLFLDEPTTGLDPQSRRAVWEYIRSLAGDMTIFLTTHYLEEAEQLCERIAIMDHGRLIALGSSTELKARLSGGATYEIECVHAQGAQRCADILRTLPCLEELSLSGNLLTVRLGQWECLAEVVSALGGTPVRRISLRERTLEEVFISLTGAEVRD; encoded by the coding sequence ATGGCGACCCCGTACTCCGGTCCCGCACTGGCGGTGCGGAACGTGAGCAAGTGCTACGGTGACGTGCGTGCGCTGGACTCCTTTGCCCTGGAAGTAAACAGGGGGGAAATCTTTGCACTGCTGGGGCCCAACGGTGCCGGTAAGACTACCCTGATCCGGATTATGACGACCCTGATGCGTCCCGACTCCGGCGAAGTCCTGGTGAACGGGCTGCCGATCGGGCGGTGCGGCCGCGAGATTCGACGGCAGATCGGCGTGGTTCCCCAGGAAAACAGCCTCGATCGTTACCTGACTGCCCGGGAAAATCTGGAGCTTCATGCGCGGCTGCATGCCCTGGAGCCGAAACGGGCCAGAAAACGGATCGACGAGGTGCTGGAACTGTTCGGGCTGGCCGCCCGTCAACATGATTTTCCCGACACCTTTTCCGGGGGCATGCAGCGCAGGCTGGTGGTGGCCAGGGCACTGGTCCATGATCCCGCCGTACTGTTTCTTGACGAGCCCACCACCGGCCTGGACCCGCAGTCGCGTCGGGCGGTCTGGGAGTATATCCGCTCTCTGGCCGGCGACATGACGATCTTCCTGACCACCCACTACCTTGAGGAGGCGGAGCAGCTCTGCGAGCGTATCGCCATCATGGATCACGGCAGACTGATTGCCCTGGGAAGCAGTACCGAGCTGAAGGCACGCCTCTCCGGCGGCGCTACCTATGAAATCGAATGTGTGCATGCGCAGGGGGCGCAGCGATGTGCGGATATCCTGCGGACCCTGCCCTGTCTTGAGGAGCTGTCGTTGTCGGGCAATCTGCTCACCGTCCGTCTCGGGCAATGGGAGTGTCTTGCGGAAGTGGTATCCGCCCTGGGGGGGACTCCGGTGCGCCGTATCTCCCTGCGTGAGCGAACTTTGGAAGAAGTCTTCATCAGTCTCACCGGGGCGGAGGTGCGCGATTGA